Proteins co-encoded in one Dehalogenimonas sp. WBC-2 genomic window:
- the tatA gene encoding twin-arginine translocation protein TatA: MRIGPTEIIIVLVIVVLIFGIGKLPELGKSLGEGLRSFRKAQDTVDQEVKSVTSAVSGKPAPKSTPAVTDTDKAPDCAVVQPPSNDED, from the coding sequence ATGAGAATCGGTCCTACAGAGATAATAATTGTTCTGGTGATTGTTGTTTTGATTTTTGGTATCGGTAAACTGCCGGAACTGGGGAAATCCCTAGGTGAAGGGCTTAGGTCTTTCAGAAAAGCGCAAGATACCGTTGATCAGGAAGTTAAATCCGTAACGTCAGCAGTAAGCGGAAAACCAGCGCCTAAAAGCACCCCAGCCGTTACAGATACTGACAAAGCCCCTGATTGCGCCGTCGTTCAACCCCCAAGCAATGATGAAGACTAG
- a CDS encoding DNA primase — translation MDSVTEIKNKADIVELISQYTTLTRSGKTLKGLCPFHSEKHGSFFVYPDNQTWHCFGACATGGDIFSFIMKKEGLSFGEALERLAEKYGIDLPSRHEPSLAQDHMGELYRLNATAAQYFHDLLLTSPLATRARTYLEKRGVNADSIADFQLGYAAPEWQALMDYLNQAGFTNEHILEAGLSGRADSGRRYDRFRDQIMIPIVDVRGRITGFGARVLDDSQPKYLNSPETPTFSKSATLFGINMAAAAIRQADAAIIVEGYFDVIISHQFGFKNTVASMGTAITEKQIMILKKLSHHLILALDADAAGEEAMVRCVPFENLLDTEIRVASAPAGQDPDEVIRCNSKDWTELIASSVPLIDFVFNRYSAIEDLHTAGGKSGLAQNFLPVIAEIKDPVRRGHYLAELAGRVGASTADLQHSLNQLKKSPSFPNTVSGQQPPVAALPVTASAVEDYLLTLIIKHPELKIHCQSVKTEYFENIENREIFKLCLTTGDSATLRQNLDLAIRERFDWLSALPAMDTKLPERLSECASRLEEKYLKMTATKIHEILNTESDRGSVAELLRYREQGLALDSRLAELFKRKEARRNNPGR, via the coding sequence ATGGATTCAGTAACCGAAATAAAAAACAAGGCCGATATTGTAGAACTGATCAGTCAGTACACCACGCTGACCCGTTCCGGCAAGACACTAAAAGGTTTGTGCCCTTTTCACTCAGAAAAACATGGCAGTTTTTTTGTCTACCCTGATAATCAGACATGGCATTGTTTTGGAGCCTGCGCCACCGGCGGTGATATTTTTTCATTCATCATGAAAAAGGAGGGCTTGTCTTTTGGAGAAGCTCTTGAACGTCTGGCCGAAAAATACGGCATTGACTTGCCTTCACGTCATGAACCTTCACTGGCGCAAGACCATATGGGTGAACTTTACCGGCTTAACGCCACAGCGGCACAATATTTTCATGACCTGCTTCTGACTTCACCGCTGGCAACCAGGGCCAGAACGTATCTTGAAAAGCGCGGCGTCAACGCTGATTCAATCGCCGATTTTCAGTTGGGTTATGCGGCACCGGAGTGGCAGGCATTAATGGATTATCTAAATCAGGCAGGGTTTACCAACGAGCATATCCTGGAAGCCGGCCTTTCAGGACGCGCCGATTCAGGACGCCGTTATGACCGTTTTCGTGATCAGATCATGATTCCCATTGTTGATGTCCGGGGGCGTATTACAGGCTTTGGCGCCAGAGTGTTGGATGATTCACAGCCAAAATACCTCAACTCACCGGAAACGCCGACCTTTTCAAAAAGCGCCACCCTTTTTGGTATTAACATGGCGGCCGCGGCCATCCGTCAAGCCGATGCGGCAATCATCGTCGAGGGTTATTTTGATGTCATAATCAGCCATCAATTCGGTTTTAAGAATACGGTTGCCAGCATGGGCACCGCCATTACTGAAAAACAGATTATGATACTAAAAAAATTATCTCATCACTTGATTCTGGCGCTGGATGCCGATGCCGCTGGTGAGGAAGCCATGGTGCGCTGCGTTCCCTTCGAAAACCTGCTTGATACTGAAATCAGGGTCGCCTCAGCTCCAGCCGGTCAGGACCCGGACGAAGTGATCCGTTGCAACTCTAAAGATTGGACTGAATTAATTGCCTCGTCTGTCCCCTTAATTGACTTTGTCTTCAACCGTTATTCAGCCATTGAGGACCTCCATACCGCAGGAGGAAAGTCCGGTTTGGCACAAAATTTTTTACCTGTAATAGCTGAGATAAAAGATCCGGTCAGGCGAGGGCACTACCTGGCAGAATTAGCCGGCCGGGTGGGAGCCTCAACAGCTGACCTGCAGCATAGTCTAAATCAACTCAAAAAGTCACCGAGTTTTCCCAATACTGTATCAGGCCAGCAGCCACCAGTCGCGGCGTTACCCGTGACAGCCAGCGCCGTTGAGGATTACCTGCTAACACTCATAATAAAACATCCGGAATTGAAAATACACTGCCAGTCTGTTAAAACAGAGTATTTTGAGAACATAGAAAACAGAGAAATATTTAAATTATGCCTGACAACCGGTGATTCAGCCACCCTCCGGCAAAATTTAGACCTGGCTATCCGGGAACGCTTTGATTGGCTGTCAGCTTTGCCCGCGATGGATACCAAATTGCCCGAACGCCTGTCCGAGTGCGCTTCCCGTCTGGAAGAAAAATACCTTAAAATGACCGCCACAAAGATACATGAAATACTTAATACAGAAAGTGATCGGGGCAGTGTTGCCGAACTCCTCAGATACCGTGAGCAGGGACTGGCCTTAGACAGCCGCCTTGCCGAGCTTTTTAAGCGCAAAGAGGCACGACGCAACAATCCCGGGAGGTAA
- a CDS encoding Biotin-protein ligase/Biotin operon repressor codes for MVIALCQSHGDNVDLSVILFGMGIINFRTVQNALAGCAWGDTLLTYDRIGSTMDKARELANKKAPEGTLVVAAEQTSGRGRLTRHWLSPEGSLSLSVLLYPPVEDLPYLTMMAGLAVTQAIEAAVSVNTGLKWPNDVLLDNRKVAGILVESGVVADKPFAIIGIGVNVNVDISQYHEVAAIATSLSDATGGQVDILKLLRAVIVNLEDLYLNFDGRRIYESWCKWLITIGLEVRAFLGDQVIDGTAIGVRDNGALIIRKKDGSEHDVVAGDVMLRHA; via the coding sequence ATGGTTATTGCCTTGTGTCAATCACATGGCGATAACGTTGATTTGAGTGTTATACTTTTCGGCATGGGAATAATCAACTTTCGTACAGTTCAAAACGCTCTGGCAGGGTGTGCCTGGGGAGACACGCTTCTAACCTATGACCGCATCGGCTCTACCATGGATAAAGCCAGAGAACTGGCCAATAAAAAGGCTCCGGAAGGAACACTTGTGGTCGCTGCTGAGCAAACTTCCGGAAGAGGGCGTCTTACCCGGCACTGGTTATCACCTGAAGGTTCGTTATCACTATCAGTATTACTATATCCCCCGGTAGAAGACCTGCCGTATTTGACCATGATGGCCGGGCTTGCCGTGACCCAGGCAATCGAAGCCGCAGTAAGCGTAAACACCGGATTGAAATGGCCTAATGATGTACTGCTGGACAACAGAAAAGTCGCTGGAATTTTGGTCGAAAGCGGCGTGGTTGCTGATAAGCCTTTCGCGATCATAGGAATCGGTGTAAATGTTAATGTTGATATATCGCAGTATCATGAGGTCGCCGCTATTGCCACTAGTTTGTCAGATGCGACTGGCGGCCAGGTTGATATTTTGAAATTGCTCAGGGCGGTCATTGTCAATTTGGAGGACCTTTACCTTAATTTCGATGGCAGGCGTATTTATGAAAGTTGGTGCAAGTGGCTGATTACCATTGGCTTGGAGGTCAGGGCATTCTTGGGCGATCAGGTTATTGATGGAACAGCCATAGGTGTTCGCGACAACGGCGCCTTGATAATTCGCAAAAAAGACGGCTCAGAACACGATGTTGTTGCCGGGGATGTTATGTTGCGGCATGCCTAG
- a CDS encoding DNA-binding response regulator (DNA-binding response regulator, LuxR family), with translation MTVTIILADDHSMVRSGIKAMLEIQADFEVIGEYEDGLDAVKLVETLHPDVLVVDLMLGSISGIEVCHQAIKRSPRTSIILLSMYSNEIYVQGALRAGARGYVLKESTVDELVNAVREVMAGRHYLSTSLSQRAIASYIKQTETESVIDAYEQLSTREREVLHLVVRGCTGADIAKRLFISPRTVEAHRANLMRKLDVKNQSQLLRYALQRGIIPPEPNTILKSTDTSFT, from the coding sequence ATGACCGTTACTATTATTCTTGCGGATGACCACTCTATGGTACGTAGCGGCATCAAAGCTATGCTCGAAATACAGGCTGATTTTGAAGTCATCGGCGAATATGAAGATGGTTTAGATGCAGTGAAACTGGTAGAGACTCTCCACCCTGATGTTCTTGTTGTTGATCTTATGCTCGGCAGTATCTCAGGGATAGAGGTGTGCCATCAGGCGATCAAAAGATCTCCACGAACTTCGATCATTCTGCTTTCTATGTACAGTAACGAAATCTATGTACAAGGCGCACTTCGCGCAGGGGCACGAGGCTATGTCCTCAAAGAATCCACCGTCGATGAACTCGTCAACGCTGTACGTGAAGTAATGGCTGGCCGGCATTACCTGTCAACATCACTGTCACAGCGAGCGATAGCGTCCTATATTAAGCAAACTGAAACTGAAAGTGTCATCGATGCTTACGAGCAATTATCAACCCGGGAACGCGAAGTACTCCACCTGGTGGTTAGAGGTTGCACCGGTGCCGATATCGCCAAGCGCCTGTTCATAAGCCCACGGACTGTTGAAGCCCATCGGGCAAACCTAATGCGCAAACTTGATGTTAAGAATCAAAGCCAATTGCTCAGATATGCCCTCCAAAGGGGTATTATTCCCCCGGAACCAAACACCATACTAAAATCCACTGACACATCTTTTACGTAA
- a CDS encoding metal-dependent hydrolase: MEKGDSCSTSQITLGSHSGTHVDAPGHYIKGAATVDQLAGVLLGRARVIEIGDRECIRLEELRRHQLRRGERILFKTSNSALWSQSSAFYENYVYITAEAAQYIVDKGVAVIGVDYLSVGGYYHDGCEVHRILLNAGIWIIEGLDLSAVGAGSYDLACLPLKIYKGDGAPARAVIRRRPEPWKSKTLPTFDKTD, encoded by the coding sequence TTGGAAAAAGGCGATAGTTGTTCAACGTCTCAGATTACATTAGGCTCTCATTCCGGCACCCATGTGGACGCACCGGGGCACTACATCAAAGGAGCGGCCACTGTTGACCAATTGGCGGGTGTATTGCTGGGACGCGCCCGGGTAATTGAAATTGGAGATAGGGAGTGCATCAGGCTGGAGGAACTGCGCCGCCATCAGTTGCGCCGGGGTGAGAGGATTCTATTCAAAACAAGTAACTCGGCTTTATGGAGTCAAAGCAGTGCGTTTTATGAAAATTATGTTTACATAACTGCAGAAGCTGCTCAATATATCGTTGATAAAGGCGTCGCCGTCATCGGGGTTGATTATCTTTCGGTCGGCGGATACTATCATGACGGTTGTGAAGTCCACCGCATATTACTGAACGCAGGTATCTGGATCATTGAGGGCTTGGACCTGTCGGCAGTAGGCGCAGGGAGCTACGATTTGGCCTGTTTACCTTTGAAAATTTATAAGGGTGATGGCGCGCCAGCGCGGGCCGTAATAAGACGAAGACCGGAACCATGGAAATCCAAGACTTTGCCAACATTCGATAAGACTGATTGA
- a CDS encoding phosphoribosyl transferase domain protein: protein MLAKQLSVFTGKQALVLGIPRGGMVVAKEIAKQLDADLDIILSRKLRSPGQPELAFGAVSEDGQVLLNLEIVQLLHISDQYIEYEKTIQLEEINRRSHLFRSIRPKVSLEGRTVIVVDDGVATGATFKSALSAARIESPGRLIAAIPLAPLETVVELAAMADEVVCLRSPAVFSAVGQFYGLFEQLKEADVENILREYTGH, encoded by the coding sequence TTGCTGGCAAAGCAGCTATCAGTTTTTACCGGGAAACAAGCGCTGGTACTGGGCATACCACGTGGCGGCATGGTTGTCGCCAAAGAGATAGCAAAACAGCTTGATGCTGATCTGGATATAATACTATCCCGCAAATTACGGAGTCCGGGACAACCGGAGTTGGCATTTGGTGCTGTCTCTGAGGATGGTCAGGTTTTACTCAATTTAGAGATCGTACAGTTGCTTCATATCTCTGACCAATATATCGAATATGAAAAAACCATCCAGCTAGAGGAGATTAACCGCCGCAGCCATTTATTCCGCAGCATTCGGCCTAAGGTTTCACTTGAGGGACGTACAGTTATCGTCGTCGACGATGGCGTGGCTACCGGCGCTACTTTCAAGTCGGCTCTTTCGGCTGCCCGCATCGAATCACCGGGACGTCTTATAGCAGCCATACCTTTAGCCCCGTTGGAAACTGTTGTGGAATTAGCAGCCATGGCTGATGAAGTGGTTTGTCTCCGCAGCCCGGCAGTCTTTAGTGCGGTAGGACAATTTTATGGCCTCTTTGAACAGCTTAAAGAAGCTGATGTAGAAAATATCCTCCGCGAATATACCGGACACTAA
- a CDS encoding Uroporphyrinogen decarboxylase URO-D produces the protein MKIDHMTKRERLTASIAGQEVDRVPVGFWRHWPGDDQYPASLAAVTLDFQKRYDLDFIKIPVSSTYCVDDFGIKHAYRDSLNGDREYLSRVVQKPSDWEKIVPWDINCGTYGWHLETLKKVINETDKNTPVIMTMFNPLAMAAYLAGDELLLTHLRQYPEKVHQALDALAETSARFARACIDMGADGLFLSSRFASFEAMTVDEYRCFGRPYDLRVFNAGDGGWFNVLHLHGQHPMLKELADYPVQAVNWHDRTSDIDLGTAAGLFSGMLMGGIDQQRLLQYGSPAEVRTQAKDSIKSLEARRLAVTPGCTYSMNVPDANLRAMRQAVELR, from the coding sequence ATGAAAATAGATCACATGACAAAAAGGGAACGCCTTACTGCCTCAATAGCGGGTCAAGAAGTGGACCGGGTGCCGGTTGGATTTTGGCGACATTGGCCGGGGGATGACCAATATCCTGCCTCATTAGCTGCCGTTACTCTGGATTTTCAAAAACGTTATGATTTGGATTTTATCAAGATTCCCGTCTCCTCAACTTATTGTGTTGATGATTTTGGGATTAAGCATGCGTATCGTGACAGTCTTAATGGTGACCGGGAGTATTTGTCGCGAGTGGTACAAAAGCCATCTGACTGGGAAAAAATTGTGCCTTGGGATATCAATTGTGGTACCTATGGGTGGCACCTTGAGACTTTGAAAAAAGTCATCAATGAAACAGACAAAAATACCCCCGTAATCATGACCATGTTTAACCCGCTGGCTATGGCCGCGTATTTAGCGGGAGATGAACTGCTGCTTACTCACCTGCGGCAGTATCCTGAAAAAGTTCATCAGGCTTTAGATGCTTTAGCGGAAACTAGTGCCCGGTTTGCCCGGGCTTGTATTGACATGGGAGCTGACGGACTGTTTTTATCATCACGTTTTGCCAGCTTTGAAGCCATGACTGTTGATGAGTACCGTTGTTTTGGACGGCCATACGACTTGCGGGTATTTAATGCTGGTGACGGCGGCTGGTTTAATGTGTTGCATCTTCATGGTCAGCATCCGATGTTGAAGGAGCTTGCTGATTATCCGGTCCAAGCAGTTAACTGGCATGACCGCACCTCTGATATTGACCTCGGTACCGCCGCCGGCCTCTTCTCTGGGATGTTGATGGGTGGCATAGACCAGCAACGACTGTTGCAGTACGGCTCACCGGCGGAAGTGAGAACGCAGGCGAAGGATAGTATTAAAAGCTTGGAAGCCCGCCGTTTGGCGGTAACTCCGGGTTGTACCTACTCTATGAATGTGCCGGATGCCAATCTGAGGGCAATGCGGCAGGCTGTAGAATTACGTTAA
- a CDS encoding permease (permease of the drug/metabolite transporter (DMT) superfamily) → MSLQSGWNKSPKLAAAALMGIAAIWGSTFIVVQDAVSRMPVMDFLAVRFSVAALVMIAIRPQCLRGMTRLGLFRSTMLGLALGLAYITQTFGLQQTSAAVSGFITGMFVVFTPILSAVLLRKTISSRVWSAVVLATIGLALLSLYGWSIGGGELLTLLCALLFALHIVGLGAWSGQHDVYGLAVLQIAFVAVMSLAATLPDGLTMPPDTAAWAAVGLTAIFATAAAFLIQTWAQSLISPSRTAIIITMEPVFAGLFAVLFAGEHLTVRIIFGAALVLAAMLLVELKQATAPPAYHAGALEADGDLNTPDVTTVIFDLTSPTVSPDENTI, encoded by the coding sequence ATGTCTCTACAATCCGGATGGAATAAATCACCCAAATTAGCCGCCGCCGCATTAATGGGTATCGCAGCTATATGGGGTTCAACTTTTATCGTGGTCCAGGACGCCGTATCGCGGATGCCGGTGATGGATTTTTTGGCAGTACGTTTTTCTGTCGCCGCTCTGGTTATGATTGCCATACGCCCGCAATGTCTCCGCGGCATGACCCGGTTGGGATTATTCAGGTCGACAATGCTTGGTCTGGCTCTAGGACTGGCCTATATAACTCAAACTTTTGGACTACAGCAGACCTCTGCGGCTGTTTCCGGTTTCATTACCGGTATGTTCGTAGTGTTCACCCCGATACTATCCGCAGTCCTCTTACGCAAGACAATCAGCTCCAGGGTGTGGTCAGCAGTGGTGCTGGCCACCATCGGATTGGCGTTGTTGAGTCTCTACGGCTGGAGCATTGGCGGCGGTGAATTGCTTACTCTTCTATGCGCTCTTCTATTCGCCCTGCATATCGTAGGCCTTGGAGCCTGGTCCGGCCAACATGATGTCTATGGTTTGGCAGTACTGCAAATAGCCTTTGTTGCCGTGATGTCATTGGCAGCCACCCTACCGGACGGCCTGACCATGCCTCCTGACACCGCCGCATGGGCGGCAGTTGGCTTGACTGCTATCTTTGCCACCGCCGCCGCCTTTCTTATCCAGACATGGGCGCAGTCTCTCATCTCGCCATCCCGAACGGCTATAATTATTACTATGGAGCCGGTTTTTGCCGGTTTGTTCGCCGTTCTTTTTGCCGGAGAACATCTTACAGTACGCATCATCTTCGGCGCCGCCCTGGTGCTGGCGGCTATGCTATTGGTGGAACTTAAACAAGCAACAGCCCCGCCAGCCTATCATGCAGGAGCGTTGGAGGCCGACGGCGACTTGAACACACCAGATGTTACAACTGTAATCTTCGATTTAACCAGTCCGACAGTATCACCTGACGAGAACACCATTTAA
- the ligD gene encoding ATP-dependent DNA ligase LigD (ATP-dependent DNA ligase clustered with Ku protein, LigD), whose product MTSDKLQEYRSKRDFQRTKEPAPEIKRQPTKEPIFVIQKHDASHLHYDFRLEVDGVLKSWAIPKGPSLDPQVKRLAVPTEDHPMAYGGFEGTIPQGEYGGGTVMVWDSGNYENIQAAKEKPLSMAEALAAGRIEVFLKGKKLRGLFALIRTTRGWLLFKMKDEYARTNDILAEEPNSAVTGRTLEEIAAAP is encoded by the coding sequence ATGACCAGTGATAAACTCCAGGAATATCGATCAAAGCGTGATTTCCAGCGAACCAAAGAACCCGCTCCGGAAATCAAGAGACAACCAACAAAAGAGCCTATTTTTGTTATCCAAAAACACGATGCCTCTCACTTGCATTACGACTTCAGACTGGAAGTTGATGGTGTACTAAAAAGCTGGGCAATCCCCAAGGGACCTTCGCTGGATCCTCAAGTTAAGCGTCTGGCAGTGCCTACCGAAGACCACCCAATGGCCTACGGAGGTTTTGAGGGCACCATCCCGCAGGGGGAGTATGGCGGCGGCACGGTGATGGTCTGGGACTCAGGTAACTATGAAAATATCCAGGCCGCCAAAGAAAAACCGTTATCCATGGCTGAGGCGCTTGCCGCCGGACGGATCGAAGTTTTCCTAAAAGGAAAGAAGCTTAGAGGCCTTTTTGCCCTGATTCGCACTACCCGCGGCTGGCTCTTATTTAAAATGAAAGACGAATACGCCAGAACCAATGACATTCTGGCGGAAGAGCCGAACTCAGCCGTTACCGGCCGCACTTTAGAGGAGATCGCCGCAGCACCATAA
- the rpoD gene encoding RNA polymerase sigma factor RpoD: MERDNDMAESPSNRAENISKSMVVIDDEEPKDASDINPEDLNEEDNGTDSDSIPEEAEHLLPEMDAPLEQLEHGIVDDPVRMYLHEIGRVPLLNAETEKMLAKKMEAGKRIREIREVCKEKDGHNPSSVEVMICMLQELVKAAETVAMLQKQLGLEVSTNFKDAVFSPKLRASIDQEIDQELTKSIAEEQGAPVSQIEQALIDLSLNSELLPRKVLEGIPAETDLSEINELVAGAAFVNRLNNYEHQFKNYLDTVEIEARKAERHLIQANLRLVVSVAKKHIGRGMPLLDLIQEGNIGLIRAVEKFDFHRGFKFSTYATWWIRQAITRAIADQARTIRIPVHMVETINKLLSISRSLSQKLGREPTPDEIAVEMELPPEKVREIAKVSQLPVSLESPIGEEEDSHLGDFIEDQNALPPPDAASRQLLKEQIDSVLGSLTPRERRVLQLRFGLEDGRSRTLEEVGKEFNVTRERIRQIEAKALRKLRHPTRSRKLKDYLE; this comes from the coding sequence ATGGAAAGAGACAATGACATGGCTGAAAGTCCGAGTAACAGGGCGGAGAACATCAGTAAATCAATGGTAGTAATCGATGATGAAGAGCCAAAAGACGCCTCTGACATTAATCCGGAGGATCTAAACGAAGAGGATAACGGAACAGACTCAGATTCTATTCCTGAAGAAGCTGAGCATTTGCTGCCGGAAATGGACGCACCGCTGGAACAATTAGAGCACGGGATTGTAGATGACCCGGTGCGTATGTACCTTCATGAGATCGGCCGGGTTCCGTTGCTCAATGCCGAAACCGAGAAGATGTTAGCCAAGAAAATGGAAGCCGGCAAGCGTATCCGTGAAATCCGTGAAGTATGCAAGGAAAAAGACGGACACAACCCTTCTTCGGTAGAAGTAATGATTTGTATGCTGCAGGAATTAGTGAAGGCCGCTGAGACGGTCGCTATGTTGCAAAAACAACTGGGGCTGGAGGTATCCACCAATTTCAAGGATGCCGTGTTCTCTCCCAAATTACGTGCCAGTATTGATCAGGAAATTGACCAGGAACTGACCAAGAGTATCGCTGAGGAGCAGGGAGCGCCGGTATCTCAGATCGAACAAGCACTAATTGACCTGTCACTGAATAGCGAACTCTTGCCTAGAAAAGTCCTTGAAGGCATACCCGCCGAAACAGACTTGTCTGAAATCAATGAATTAGTGGCCGGTGCTGCCTTCGTCAACCGTTTGAATAACTACGAACACCAGTTTAAAAACTACCTTGACACTGTTGAGATCGAGGCTCGGAAAGCCGAACGTCATCTTATCCAGGCCAACTTGCGTCTGGTGGTCAGTGTGGCTAAAAAGCATATCGGACGCGGCATGCCTTTGCTTGATTTAATCCAGGAAGGCAATATCGGTCTCATCCGTGCCGTGGAAAAATTTGATTTTCATCGCGGTTTCAAGTTCTCAACCTACGCAACCTGGTGGATACGGCAGGCCATCACCCGGGCTATTGCCGATCAGGCGCGTACTATCCGCATCCCGGTGCATATGGTAGAAACAATTAATAAACTGCTTTCGATATCCCGCTCTTTATCGCAAAAACTCGGCCGTGAACCAACACCCGATGAGATTGCAGTGGAAATGGAACTGCCCCCTGAAAAAGTCCGTGAGATTGCCAAAGTCTCTCAGTTACCCGTATCGCTTGAATCACCCATAGGTGAAGAAGAAGATTCACACCTTGGTGATTTCATAGAAGATCAAAACGCTCTGCCGCCGCCTGATGCCGCTTCAAGACAATTACTCAAGGAGCAGATAGATAGTGTGCTAGGCAGCCTTACTCCCCGTGAACGGCGTGTTCTTCAGCTTCGTTTCGGTCTGGAAGACGGCCGCAGCCGGACGCTGGAGGAAGTGGGTAAAGAGTTCAATGTCACCCGTGAACGGATACGGCAGATAGAAGCCAAGGCGTTGCGTAAACTTCGTCATCCCACCCGCAGTCGCAAACTAAAAGACTATTTAGAGTAG
- the msrA gene encoding peptide methionine sulfoxide reductase MsrA: MRFIGLSDNMELTDYSYSGEMIMETAVFGGGCFWCLEAIFNRVKGVSKITSGYAGGHDHDPTYEQVCSGRSGHAEVISVEYNPDMVTYHDLLEVFFKAHDPTTLNRQGADSGTQYRSIILYTTASQKTSAEQYIEVLKRTGEYQQAVVTEIKPLDVFYAAEGYHQDYYKLHSSQPYCRAVIEPKLAKLFNTKKS, from the coding sequence ATGCGCTTCATCGGATTGTCTGATAATATGGAATTAACTGACTATTCCTATTCAGGAGAGATGATTATGGAAACCGCAGTTTTCGGTGGTGGTTGTTTTTGGTGTCTTGAGGCAATCTTCAACCGTGTAAAAGGCGTAAGCAAAATAACGTCTGGATACGCTGGCGGCCACGACCATGATCCAACTTATGAACAAGTTTGCTCCGGTCGTAGCGGCCATGCAGAAGTAATCAGTGTAGAATACAATCCCGATATGGTCACTTATCATGATTTGCTTGAAGTCTTTTTTAAAGCACATGATCCAACAACCCTTAACCGCCAGGGTGCAGATAGCGGAACCCAGTACCGTTCAATAATACTTTACACAACCGCCAGTCAAAAAACATCCGCCGAGCAGTATATAGAAGTGTTAAAAAGAACCGGGGAATACCAACAAGCTGTCGTCACCGAAATAAAACCGCTAGATGTCTTTTATGCTGCTGAGGGCTATCATCAAGATTATTACAAACTACACAGCAGTCAGCCATATTGCCGCGCAGTCATCGAACCAAAATTAGCCAAGCTGTTCAACACAAAAAAGAGTTAA